Proteins encoded by one window of Salvia splendens isolate huo1 chromosome 7, SspV2, whole genome shotgun sequence:
- the LOC121811188 gene encoding protein LIGHT-DEPENDENT SHORT HYPOCOTYLS 10-like: MDRGKDPASEPSSAPSRYESQKRRDWNTFGQFLRSQQPPAELHRCTSAHVLEFMRYLDQFGKTKVHLLGCVFYGQPEPPAPCTCPLRQAWGSLDALVGRLRAAYEEHGGPPETNPFASGEIRVYLREVKEFQAKARGVSFKKKKKCGAGKSDDQSTSSS; the protein is encoded by the coding sequence ATGGACCGCGGCAAGGATCCGGCATCCGAGCCCTCCTCCGCCCCGAGCCGCTACGAGTCTCAGAAGCGCCGCGACTGGAACACCTTCGGCCAGTTCCTCCGCAGCCAGCAGCCTCCGGCGGAGCTCCACCGCTGCACCAGCGCCCACGTGCTCGAGTTCATGCGGTATTTGGATCAGTTCGGGAAGACGAAAGTCCACTTGCTGGGCTGCGTCTTCTACGGGCAGCCCGAGCCCCCCGCGCCCTGCACCTGCCCCCTCAGGCAGGCGTGGGGCAGCCTCGACGCCCTCGTGGGGCGCCTCCGCGCCGCCTACGAGGAGCACGGCGGCCCCCCCGAGACGAATCCCTTCGCCAGCggcgaaattagggtttatctcaGGGAGGTGAAGGAGTTTCAGGCAAAGGCCAGAGGGGTTTCtttcaagaagaagaagaagtgtgGTGCTGGGAAGAGTGATGATCAGTCAACTTCTTCGTCGTGA
- the LOC121742618 gene encoding trihelix transcription factor ASIL2-like: MSSPRRLPSDTEDPAPPSPAKPDSPSPPPPSKSAAFPGREDCWSEEATRTLIEAWGAQYIGLNRGNLRQQQWREVADAVNAAHATKLRRSDVQCKNRIDTTKKKYKIEKAKSVQSNGRYASSWPHFHSLDALIGDSFSKSAAGNKNHRRKISPPPEISPSPSPSPSPSPSPEPISGHRKISPAINRSPLLRLPWSVPVGPRSKRSGMGGVTERNFSVMAAAAAAMEAGRDEVYGDSGLPSAAAKRRKKATERRDGYRMLAAAIMSLGETYEKVEVAKQRQMVEFEKQRMQFAKDLELLRAQVQLDNLKHFPKYY; encoded by the exons ATGTCCTCCCCCCGCCGCCTCCCCTCCGACACCGAAGATCCCGCCCCTCCCTCCCCCGCAAAGCCCGATTCCccatctccgccgccgccgtcgaAATCCGCCGCTTTCCCCGGCCGCGAGGATTGCTGGTCGGAGGAGGCGACGCGGACGCTGATCGAGGCGTGGGGGGCCCAGTACATCGGCCTGAACCGCGGCAATCTCCGGCAGCAGCAGTGGCGCGAGGTCGCCGACGCCGTCAACGCCGCCCACGCCACCAAACTCCGCCGCTCCGACGTCCAGTGCAAAAACCGCATCGACACCACCAAGAAGAAGTACAAGATCGAGAAGGCCAAATCCGTCCAATCCAACGGCCGCTACGCCTCCTCCTGGCCCCACTTCCACAGCCTCGACGCCCTCATCGGCGACTCCTTCTCCAAATCCGCCGCCGGAAACAAAAATCACCGCCGAAAAATCTCCCCGCCGCCGGAGATCTCCCCATCTCCGTCCCCGTCCCCGTCCCCGTCCCCGTCACCGGAGCCGATCTCCGGCCACCGGAAAATCTCACCGGCGATTAACCGGAGCCCCCTGCTGAGGCTTCCGTGGTCGGTGCCGGTGGGGCCCAGGTCGAAGCGGTCGGGCATGGGCGGCGTCACCGAGCGCAACTTCTCCGTGATGGCAGCCGCCGCGGCCGCGATGGAGGCCGGCCGGGACGAGGTGTATGGCGACAGCGGCCTCCCGTCGGCCGCAGCCAAGAGGAGGAAGAAGGCGACGGAGAGGCGAGACGGGTACCGGATGTTGGCCGCGGCGATAATGAGTTTGGGTGAAACCTATGAGAAAGTTGAGGTTGCGAAGCAGAGGCAGATGGTGGAGTTTGAGAAACAGAGGATGCAGTTTGCTAAGGATTTGGAGCTTCTCAGAGCTCAGGTTCAACTTGACAACCTCAAGCACTTCCCCAAATATTACTA A